The following coding sequences lie in one Arachis hypogaea cultivar Tifrunner chromosome 9, arahy.Tifrunner.gnm2.J5K5, whole genome shotgun sequence genomic window:
- the LOC112712379 gene encoding uncharacterized protein — translation MRPESWSTATSATEEEEERESENETWTVRRSKSFGGRSKSKNKKKKSQVLLEGYVDDLPRTKSLTDDDLDELKGCLDLGFGFSYDEIPELCNTLPALELCYSMSQKFTDHSSSDADSSPDSLSSSIANWRISSPGDHPEDVKARLKFWAQAVACTVKLCS, via the exons ATGAGACCTGAATCATGGAGTACTGCCACGTCAGCAaccgaagaagaagaggagagggaAAGTGAAAATGAAACTTGGACGGTGAGAAGGAGCAAGAGCTTCGGCGGAAGGAGTAAgagcaagaacaagaagaagaagagtcaggTGTTGTTGGAAGGCTACGTCGACGATCTTCCAAGAACCAAGAGCTTGACGGACGACGATCTCGATGAGCTTAAGGGCTGTTTGGATCTCGGGTTCGGTTTCAGCTACGACGAGATTCCTGAGCTCTGCAACACCTTGCCTGCACTCGAACTCTGCTATTCCATGTCGCAGAAGTTCACCGATCACTCCTCCTCCGACGCCGATTCCTCACCGGATTCCTTGTCCTCTTCCATCGCCAATTGGAGGATCTCCAGTCCTG GTGACCATCCCGAAGACGTGAAAGCGAGGCTCAAGTTTTGGGCGCAAGCTGTTGCATGTACGGTTAAACTCTGCAGCTAA